AGGCCGTGCAGGGGCTCTACCGGTACGTGTTCCTTCTCCACATGCACCTCGACCTCCGCGACACGTTCATGGCGCACGAAGACCCGGTCATGTTCATCCCGATGCTCTTCCTGCTGTTCGCGGTGCTCCATTATGGCGGCGCGCCCGTCCTCCGGCGCGCCCTCCTGATCGCCACGCCGTTCATGTTCGTGGCCCTCGTCCTCACGCAGCGACGGACCGCCTACGTGACGGTGTCGATCTGCGCCGTCTTCTTCGCGATCGAGCTGGCGCCGGCCGCCCGCCGGGCGTTCGTCCGCTACGTGCTGCCCGTCGTCGTCGTCCTCGCCGCCTATGTCGTGGTCCTGGGCGGCTCCTCGTCTCCGCTGGCGCGGCCCATCAACCGCGCCCTCCAGCTCTTCGACCCCTACAACACCTCGAACCTCTACCGGGTCGTCGAGCTCGACAACCTGCGCTACACGGTGCTGGAGAAGCCGTGGGGAAGTGGATTCGGACATCCCTACCAGATGGTCCGGGGCCTGCCGGAGATCGACTTCCCGCTCGTGGAGTACATTCCGCACAACGAGATCATGTGGATCTGGGTGAAGGCGGGCACGCTGGGCTTCATCCTGGTCATGTTCTTCTTCGCCCGTCTGGTGGCAGAATCGACGTGGACGTACCGGCACCTCCGCGATCCCCTGTTCCGCGCGGTCGCCACCATCATCGGTCTGGCGATCGTGAACCAGCTGATCGTCTCCTACTACGACCTGCAGCTCACCTACGCGCGTCCCATGTTCTACCTCGGCACGCTGGCCGGGCTCCTGGGCCCCCTCCGGGAGCAGAGCGGACTCCTGCGGCGGCCGACCGGCGCGCGATGGCGCCTCTTCTGAGGGAAGGACCCGAACCGTGACGACCGAGCGCCGGCCGAAGATCCTCGTGGTGGACGACGATGCGGCGATCACCACGACCTTCCAGAACATCCTCGAGGGCGAGGGCTACGAGGTCACGACGGCCACGGACGGGATCCGGGCGATCGAGCTGGCCCGGCGGGAGGCCTTCGATCTGGTCATGCTCGACATGATCATGCCCCGCATGGACGGCCTGGTGACCCTCCGGGGCCTCCGCGAAGTCGCGCCGAGCGCCCGGGTGGTGATCCTGTCGGCCTTCATCGAGCGGGAGCGCGAGGCCGAGGCGCTCCGCCTGGGGGCGGAGGCGGTCCTGGCGAAGCCCCCCGAGCTCCAGAAGCTGCTGCGCTTTCTTCACGAGACGCTCCGAAGGGACGACCCATCCGGGAATTCCCCTTCTCCCCAAGCGTCCCGGGCCTCATGGACCCGCTGAAGAGCATCCTGCGCAACTCCTCGCTCCTGATCGGAGCCCAGGGGCTGTCGAGCCTCATCGGCATGGCGGTGGTCGTGCTGGTGCCGCGGTTTCTCGGCGCGGCCGAGTACGGGCGGCTGCACCTCGCCCTGTCCCTCGCCATGATGTACAGCGTCGCCGTCGAGTTCGGCCTGACGCCGGTCCTCGCCCGGGCGGTGGCTCAGGACCGCTCCGTCGCCCGCCCGTATCTGCGGGGCGCGCTCGTCCTCATGACGCTGCTCGGCGCCGGGTTCTACGTGGCGCTCCTCGCCACCGTCCGGCTGCTCGGCTACCCGGAGCGCGTCCACGAGCTGGTCGCCATCCTCGGGGTGGTGATGATCGGGGAGGCCCTCTCGCAGGTCCTGGCAGCCCTCTTCCAGGCTCACGAGCGCATGGTGATCCCCGCCATCGCGCGGATCACGGGCAACGTGTTCACGATCGGACTGGTGGCGCCGCTGCTGGTGGGCGGCCGGGGCGCCCTCGCGGTGGCGACGGTGATGGCCCTGGCCTCGGTCCTGCGCGTCGGCATCCAGGCGCTGGGCGTCCGACGCCTGGAGGGCCTTCGGACGGTCTCAGCCCCGGCGGCGACGACGCCGTGGGCCCTGCTGGCCGCCGGCCTTCCCTTCTTCGTGTGGGAGGCGCTGGGCATCTTCTACTTCCGAGTCGGGGTGGTGATGCTCAGCCGGATGTCGTCCGAGGCGACCGTCGGCTGGTATGGCGCGGCCTCCCGCCTGCTGGACGCCCTCAACTTCCTGCCGGAGATGCTCACGCTGGCGACGTTCCCCGTCGCCGCCCGGCTGTGGGTGACTTCGCCGACCGAGTTTCGACAGACCGTGCGCAAGGCCTTCTCCCTGCTGCTGGTGGCCACGGTGCCGGCCACGGTGGTCCTGCTCACGCTCGCCCACGAGATCGTGGAGTTCCTGTTCACTCTCCCCGCTTTCGGGCCATCGATCCCCATCCTGCGCATCCACGGCCTCACTCTGGCCCTGCTGTTCGTCGACTTCTTCCTGGGCGGGGTCCTCATGGCCGTCGGCCGGGAGCGGGCCTGGGTCATGATCGCGAGCGGGGCCTGCCTGCTGAACCCGGCGCTCAACTGGGTCCTCATCCCGCTGACCGACCAGCATTTCGGCAACGGTGGAATCGGCGCCGCCCTGGCGACGGTGGCCACCGAGGCGTTCGTGATGGTCTGGGCGCTGCGCGTGTTCCCGCGCGGCACGTTCGGGCGCGAGTCGTGGCGGGTCGCGCTCCGGGCCAGCGGGGCGGGCGTGCTCCTGGCGGTCTTCCTGCTCCTCGGCCGCCTCACCGGCGTGCCCTGGATGCTGGTCGGCGCGCTGGGCGGGCTCGGTTACCTGGGCCTGGTGATCTGGCTCGAGATCCTGCCCGAGGACATCACCCGCTTGGCCCGTGGCCTTCTGGCACGGCGCGCGGCCCCGGAGGTGGCGTAGTGGGTCGACTAGAGTGGTTCATCCTCGAGGACGACGCCGGGCTCCGCGCCCTCGAGCCCGAATGGCGGCAGCTCGCGCTCTCGATCGCCGAGCCGTCGATCTTCCATTCGCCGGAATGGATCCAGACATGGTGGGCTCACTTCGGCGCGGGCCGCCGGCTCCATCTGGCCGGCGCCCGGCGGGACGGCAGGCTGGTCGCGCTGGCGCCGCTCTGCACCAAGCGGGGCCGCGGCGGCATCCGGGTCCGCGAGTTCCTGGGATCCGAGGAGGCCGACCTGGCCGGCTTCCTGCTCGCCCCGGGCGAGGAGGCGCTGGCGCCGCTCCTCGCCCGGTTCGTGCTCGAGCAGCCGGGGTGGCATCTCACCGACCTGTGGTGCCTCGCCGCCGGGTCCGGGAGTGCGGAGGCGCTCGGAAGCGCGCTCCGGTCGGGCCGCGCGCGCCACGAGGTGAGCACGCTGACGATCAACCCCATTCTCGACCTGAGGCCGGACGACTGGGATGCCGGCGCCAGCCGCTCGATGCTCAAGGACCTGGCGCGCCAGCGTCGCGTGCTCGGCCGCCAGGGCAAGCTCGCCCTGGTCTTCCCGAACGACCTCGACGAGGTCGAGGCGGCCCTGGCCGAGCTCCGCGCGCTCCACGGGGCGCGCTGGAGCGGACAAGGCGAGCTGAGCCGCCTCCAGCTTCCCGATTACTGGGAGTGGGTGCGCGCGATCGCGCGCGAGGCCTGGCGGCAGGGCTGGCTCTACCTGCCCCGCCTCGTCCTGGGATCCCAGCTGATCGCGGTGGGACTCTACTTCCTCTACGAGCGCCGGCTCTTCTACTGGATGGGCGGGCACGATCCGGCCTTCGCCCGCCACTCGCCCAACCTCCTGGTGACCCTCGCCGTCGTCGAGGACCTGCGGGTCACCCGGGCCGCCGACGTCCTCGACTTCGGGCGCGGCGACGAGTGGTACAAGCTGCGCTGGACGCAGGCATCGGTCACGCTCCAGCGGGTGATGGCGTGGCGCGGCGTGCGCGGGTCGGCGGCGCACGTCTGGCGCGGCCGGATCCGGCCCTGGGCATGGGCGCATCCCGAGTGGAGCCGGCCCGTCCGGCGTTTCCGGCGGGCGGTCCGCCGCCTCGCGGCGAGGGCGCGCTGATGTCGAGATTCGTCTTCGACGACATCCTGGTCGATCCGCGGCGCCAGGCGTCCGGAGGGCGCACGGCGAGTCCGCACGGGGCGCGCCGGAACGGAAGCAGCCCGCCGGCACCGCCCGGCCCGCGCGACCGCCTCGAGCTCTTCCGGCGGTCGCTCGGCGAATGGCGCCTCGCCCACCAGCAGGCGCCGATCCTGACGTATCACCGGCTCACGGACCGGACCGGCACGCATCCCTGCAGCATCCGCGTGGCGCGCTTCCGGGGGCACCTCGCGCTGCTCCGCAGGCTCGGCTACCGCGCGGTGTCGCCCGTCGTCCTGGCCGACGCCCTCCGGCGCGGCGCCCCGGTGCCAGCCCGCACGGTGGCCATCACCTTCGACGACGGCTACGTGGACACCCTCGCCGTGGCGCTCCCGCTGCTCCAGGAGTTCGGCTTCACCGCCACCTGCTACGTCGTCGTCGGCGCCGTCGGCCAGTCCTCACACTGGGCCGACCCCGCGCCGCTGATGGACTGGGAGGGGATCCGGGCGTGGCTCGGGGCCGGCATGGACATCGGGTCCCACTCGATGAGCCATCCCGACCTCACGACGCTCACGGACTTCGGACTTCGCGCCGAGGTGACCCGGTCCCGGGTGTGGCTCGAGGACCGGCTCGGGGTGGCGGTGCGTTCGTTCGCCTACCCGTTCAACCGGCTGAATCGCCGCGCCCTGGATGCGGTGGCGGAGGCGGGCTACACGGCGGGCTGTGCGGGCGCCGAGCTCCACGGTTCGCCCCACGCGCTGTCGCGCATGGACGTGGCCCACGAGTCGTGGCTCTGGTTCAGCTTGCAGCTCTGGCGAGCCTACCCCGCCCTGCGCGGGGCCTACCGCGCCGCGTTCCCGCGCTCCGCTCCGGCCGCCTAGGTCATTTCGAGGGGGTCTCGGAAGACCCCCTCGAAGAACTACGGGTGCTCGCCTTCGAGCCTCAGGACCGGTGCGGGCCCGCAGCATCCCACCGGCTCCTCCTGGGCCGGGAGCGCCGCCAGCGGCCGGGCCAGACGGTGAGCCGGATCGCCCACCGAGCCGTCCGTCCACAGCCTCACGACCACCACGTCACGCGCCAGCCCCCCCAGGCGCTGGAGCGGCGTGAGGAG
This genomic interval from Candidatus Methylomirabilota bacterium contains the following:
- a CDS encoding O-antigen ligase family protein, which encodes MRSAGSLVRVRPEELLLIGLTGVLVVAGLTLGGEGRLAYIALSIPIVVGLSWWRPLYGFAALLGLVLLVEEFEILTMASGQPFLLELVPLYRSIEGFTSLPIALTPLELWLTLLGAFWVAQRIARDRLEFAHVPCVGPWLAAVGTLAVTFALGVARGGDLSAAIAEVRAPAYLLALIWFVPQLIESRRDIELLVGVMIVVLGIKAVQGLYRYVFLLHMHLDLRDTFMAHEDPVMFIPMLFLLFAVLHYGGAPVLRRALLIATPFMFVALVLTQRRTAYVTVSICAVFFAIELAPAARRAFVRYVLPVVVVLAAYVVVLGGSSSPLARPINRALQLFDPYNTSNLYRVVELDNLRYTVLEKPWGSGFGHPYQMVRGLPEIDFPLVEYIPHNEIMWIWVKAGTLGFILVMFFFARLVAESTWTYRHLRDPLFRAVATIIGLAIVNQLIVSYYDLQLTYARPMFYLGTLAGLLGPLREQSGLLRRPTGARWRLF
- a CDS encoding response regulator, which codes for MTTERRPKILVVDDDAAITTTFQNILEGEGYEVTTATDGIRAIELARREAFDLVMLDMIMPRMDGLVTLRGLREVAPSARVVILSAFIEREREAEALRLGAEAVLAKPPELQKLLRFLHETLRRDDPSGNSPSPQASRASWTR
- a CDS encoding flippase; protein product: MDPLKSILRNSSLLIGAQGLSSLIGMAVVVLVPRFLGAAEYGRLHLALSLAMMYSVAVEFGLTPVLARAVAQDRSVARPYLRGALVLMTLLGAGFYVALLATVRLLGYPERVHELVAILGVVMIGEALSQVLAALFQAHERMVIPAIARITGNVFTIGLVAPLLVGGRGALAVATVMALASVLRVGIQALGVRRLEGLRTVSAPAATTPWALLAAGLPFFVWEALGIFYFRVGVVMLSRMSSEATVGWYGAASRLLDALNFLPEMLTLATFPVAARLWVTSPTEFRQTVRKAFSLLLVATVPATVVLLTLAHEIVEFLFTLPAFGPSIPILRIHGLTLALLFVDFFLGGVLMAVGRERAWVMIASGACLLNPALNWVLIPLTDQHFGNGGIGAALATVATEAFVMVWALRVFPRGTFGRESWRVALRASGAGVLLAVFLLLGRLTGVPWMLVGALGGLGYLGLVIWLEILPEDITRLARGLLARRAAPEVA
- a CDS encoding GNAT family N-acetyltransferase yields the protein MGRLEWFILEDDAGLRALEPEWRQLALSIAEPSIFHSPEWIQTWWAHFGAGRRLHLAGARRDGRLVALAPLCTKRGRGGIRVREFLGSEEADLAGFLLAPGEEALAPLLARFVLEQPGWHLTDLWCLAAGSGSAEALGSALRSGRARHEVSTLTINPILDLRPDDWDAGASRSMLKDLARQRRVLGRQGKLALVFPNDLDEVEAALAELRALHGARWSGQGELSRLQLPDYWEWVRAIAREAWRQGWLYLPRLVLGSQLIAVGLYFLYERRLFYWMGGHDPAFARHSPNLLVTLAVVEDLRVTRAADVLDFGRGDEWYKLRWTQASVTLQRVMAWRGVRGSAAHVWRGRIRPWAWAHPEWSRPVRRFRRAVRRLAARAR
- a CDS encoding polysaccharide deacetylase family protein, translating into MSRFVFDDILVDPRRQASGGRTASPHGARRNGSSPPAPPGPRDRLELFRRSLGEWRLAHQQAPILTYHRLTDRTGTHPCSIRVARFRGHLALLRRLGYRAVSPVVLADALRRGAPVPARTVAITFDDGYVDTLAVALPLLQEFGFTATCYVVVGAVGQSSHWADPAPLMDWEGIRAWLGAGMDIGSHSMSHPDLTTLTDFGLRAEVTRSRVWLEDRLGVAVRSFAYPFNRLNRRALDAVAEAGYTAGCAGAELHGSPHALSRMDVAHESWLWFSLQLWRAYPALRGAYRAAFPRSAPAA